Proteins encoded by one window of Tunturibacter psychrotolerans:
- a CDS encoding ExbD/TolR family protein, with the protein MAFSTKGHTQTALAEINITPLVDVVLVLLLIFMLTAPVLQSGVEVAIPKTRSVNQLTEERMVVTIDREQNVFLQDKPVNVNELPTLLRSTGKAEPSKRIIYLRADERVPFGAFASVMDAVKQAGITNISIVTQPIQK; encoded by the coding sequence ATGGCCTTCTCAACAAAAGGGCACACCCAGACCGCGCTCGCCGAGATCAACATCACTCCGCTGGTCGACGTCGTTCTCGTGCTCCTGCTCATCTTCATGCTCACCGCACCCGTCTTGCAGTCCGGGGTAGAAGTCGCGATTCCCAAAACGCGCTCTGTAAATCAACTCACCGAAGAGCGCATGGTCGTCACCATCGACCGCGAGCAGAACGTCTTCCTGCAGGACAAGCCCGTCAACGTCAATGAACTCCCCACGCTCCTGAGATCCACCGGCAAAGCCGAGCCCTCCAAGCGCATCATCTACCTGCGAGCCGACGAGCGTGTGCCCTTTGGCGCCTTCGCCTCCGTCATGGATGCCGTCAAGCAAGCCGGCATTACCAACATCAGCATCGTCACCCAGCCGATCCAAAAGTGA